The following are encoded together in the Cicer arietinum cultivar CDC Frontier isolate Library 1 chromosome 2, Cicar.CDCFrontier_v2.0, whole genome shotgun sequence genome:
- the LOC101498225 gene encoding pentatricopeptide repeat-containing protein At2g02980, chloroplastic, with protein sequence MASPIPQLTSFSLTKPNTETTTTLLPLPHLLSFIPKCTTLKELKQIQAYTIKTHQHNNTNFITKLINFCTSKPTTASMDYAHQLFDKITLPDIVLFNSMARGYARFNDPLRAIILFSHVLCNGLLPDDYTFSSLLKVCSKVKALEEGKQLHCFALKLGVGNNMYVVPTLINMYTSCGDIDAARRVFDKIDEPCVVAYNAIIMSLARNSQPNEALALFRDLQESGLKATDVTMLVVLSSCALLGSLDLGRWMHEYVKKNGFDRYVKVNTALIDMYAKCGSLDDAFNVFRDMPKRDTQAWSAMIIAYATHGDGFQAMSMLKEMEKEKVKPDEITFLGILYACSHNGLVEEGFKYFRRMIDEYGIVPSIKHYGCMVDLLGRAGRLDEAYKFLDELPIKPTPILWRTLLSACSSHGNVEMGKQVIQRIFELDDSHGGDYVILSNLCARYGKWDDVNHLRKMMIEKGAVKIPGCSSIEVNNVVHEFFAGDGVSMISTTLHRALDELVKELKLAGYVADTSLVFHPDMEDEEKEIILRYHSEKLAITYGLLNTPPGKTIRVVKNLRVCGDCHNAAKFISLIFGRQIILRDVQRFHHFKDGKCSCGDYW encoded by the coding sequence ATGGCATCACCCATTCCCCAATTAACCTCATTTTCTCTCACAAAACCCAACACAGAAACAACGACAACACTTTTACCTTTACCTCATCTCCTTTCTTTCATACCCAAATGCACCACTCTTAAAGAGCTCAAACAAATTCAAGCTTACACAATCAAGACCCATCAACACAATAATACCAATTTCATTACAAAGTTAATTAATTTCTGCACTTCGAAGCCAACAACGGCTTCCATGGATTACGCACaccaactgtttgataaaattactCTACCAGATATTGTTCTTTTTAACTCCATGGCACGTGGATATGCACGTTTTAATGACCCGCTTAGAGCAATCATTCTCTTTTCTCACGTGCTTTGCAATGGTCTTCTTCCTGATGATTACACATTTTCTTCTCTTCTCAAGGTTTGTTCAAAGGTTAAGGCATTGGAAGAAGGGAAACAACTGCATTGCTTTGCTTTGAAACTTGGTGTTGGTAATAACATGTATGTTGTTCCAACACTTATTAATATGTATACTTCTTGTGGTGACATTGATGCTGCTAGAAGGGTTTTTGATAAGATTGATGAACCTTGTGTTGTTGCTTATAATGCGATTATTATGAGTTTGGCTAGGAATAGTCAACCTAATGAGGCATTGGCTTTGTTTAGAGATTTGCAGGAGAGTGGTCTTAAGGCAACAGATGTTACCATGCTTGTCGTGCTTTCGTCGTGCGCTTTGCTTGGATCATTGGATTTAGGGAGGTGGATGCATGAGTATGTTAAGAAAAATGGGTTTGATCGATATGTGAAGGTAAATACAGCACTTATAGATATGTATGCTAAATGTGGGAGTTTGGATGATGCTTTTAATGTGTTTAGGGATATGCCTAAGAGAGATACGCAGGCATGGTCGGCGATGATAATTGCTTACGCAACACATGGTGATGGTTTCCAAGCAATGTCGATGTTGAAAGAAATGGAGAAGGAAAAAGTGAAGCCTGATGAGATAACATTTTTAGGTATATTGTATGCATGCAGTCACAATGGATTGGTAGAAGAAGGTTTCAAGTATTTTCGCAGAATGATCGATGAGTATGGGATTGTTCCTAGTATAAAACATTATGGTTGTATGGTTGATTTGCTTGGTCGAGCTGGACGATTGGATGAAGCCTATAAATTCTTAGATGAATTACCAATCAAGCCAACACCGATTCTGTGGCGGACGTTGCTATCTGCTTGTAGTAGTCATGGCAATGTTGAAATGGgaaagcaagtaattcagagaATCTTTGAATTGGATGATTCTCACGGAGGGGATTAtgttattttatcaaacttgTGTGCAAGATATGGTAAATGGGATGATGTGAATCACTTAAGGAAAATGATGATTGAAAAAGGAGCAGTGAAAATTCCTGGATGTAGCTCTATAGAGGTCAACAATGTTGTTCACGAGTTCTTCGCCGGGGATGGAGTTAGTATGATTTCTACCACGTTGCACCGTGCACTTGACGAGTTGGTAAAGGAATTGAAGTTAGCTGGGTATGTAGCCGACACATCTCTAGTCTTTCATCCAGACATGGAAGATGAAGAGAAAGAAATTATTCTTAGATATCACAGTGAGAAATTGGCCATTACTTATGGACTACTGAATACTCCCCCCGGAAAGACAATTCGTGTTGTAAAGAACCTTAGAGTCTGTGGAGATTGTCATAATGCTGCTAAATTTATATCATTGATTTTTGGTAGGCAAATTATTCTCAGAGATGTTCAGCGATTTCACCATTTCAAAGACGGGAAATGTTCTTGTGGCGATTACTGGTAA